A window of Pseudophryne corroboree isolate aPseCor3 chromosome 12, aPseCor3.hap2, whole genome shotgun sequence contains these coding sequences:
- the CKB gene encoding creatine kinase B-type, giving the protein MPFGNTHNLLKLKFSVDEEFPDLSTHNNHMAKVLTKELYAKLREKQTPSGFTVDDVIQTGIDNPGHPFIMTVGCVAGDEECYDEFQDLFDPIIEDRHGGYKPTDQHKTDLNAENLKGGDDLDPNYVLSSRVRTGRSIKGFCLPPHCSRGERRAIEKLSIEALASLDGDLKGKYYALKNMTDAEQQQLIDDHFLFDKPVSPLLLASGMARDWPDARGIWHNDNKTFLVWINEEDHLRVISMQKGGNLNEVFKRFCSGLTKIESSFKNKGYKFMWSQHLGYILTCPSNLGTGLRAGVHIKLPHLSKSEKFGEILKRLRLQKRGTGGVDTAAVGGIFDISNADRLGFSEVELVQMVVDGVKLLVEMEKRLEKGQSINDLIPAQK; this is encoded by the exons ATGCCTTTCGGCAACACCCACAACTTGCTGAAGCTGAAGTTCTCCGTGGACGAGGAGTTCCCAGACTTGAGTACCCATAACAACCATATGGCTAAGGTGCTGACAAAGGAGCTCTACGCAAAACTGAGGGAGAAACAGACGCCTAGCGGATTTACTGTGGATGATGTCATTCAGACTGGGATTGACAACCCAG GTCACCCTTTTATTATGACGGTGGGATGTGTCGCTGGGGATGAAGAATGCTATGACGAATTTCAGGACCTTTTTGACCCCATCATAGAGGACAGACATGGTGGCTACAAGCCAACAGACCAGCACAAGACGGACCTGAACGCTGAGAACCTGAAG GGTGGTGACGATCTGGACCCAAATTACGTCCTCAGCTCTCGTGTCCGAACCGGTAGGAGCATCAAGGGGTTTTGCCTCCCGCCTCACTGCAGCCGAGGAGAAAGAAGAGCCATTGAAAAACTCTCCATTGAAG CTCTCGCTAGTCTGGACGGGGACCTGAAAGGAAAGTACTATGCTCTGAAGAACATGACTGACGCAGAGCAGCAGCAGCTCATTGACGATCACTTCCTCTTTGACAAGCCGGTCTCTCCTCTCCTCTTGGCCTCTGGAATGGCCCGGGACTGGCCTGATGCCAGAGGAATCTG GCACAACGACAACAAGACATTCCTTGTCTGGATCAATGAGGAGGATCACCTCCGTGTGATCTCTATGCAGAAGGGTGGTAACTTGAATGAGGTCTTCAAGAGGTTCTGCAGCGGGCTGACAAAG ATTGAGTCGTCCTTTAAGAACAAAGGCTACAAATTCATGTGGAGCCAACATCTTGGGTATATCCTGACCTGTCCCTCCAACCTCGGTACTGGACTTCGCGCTGGTGTACATATTAAGTTGCCACATTTAAGCAAGAGTGAGAAGTTTGGAGAAATCTTGAAGAGACTCAGGCTGCAGAAGAGAGGAACAG GTGGCGTTGATACAGCAGCTGTTGGTGGAATCTTCGATATATCAAATGCTGATCGTTTGGGCTTTtctgaggtggaactggtacaGATGGTGGTTGATGGTGTGAAACTCCTTGTGGAGATGGAAAAGCGCCTGGAGAAAGGCCAGTCCATCAATGACCTCATCCCAGCACAGAAATAA